The following proteins come from a genomic window of Ictalurus furcatus strain D&B chromosome 14, Billie_1.0, whole genome shotgun sequence:
- the zgc:110843 gene encoding CDGSH iron-sulfur domain-containing protein 1 isoform X2: MSLQAAASGLTKPAFMSGFRVPKVAAAVGTYLLSRYFSSRSDSTGKVNLEINKDNAKVVHSFDIEDISKKAVYCRCWRSKKFPYCDGAHTKHNEETGDNVGPLIIKRRDA, encoded by the exons ATGTCGCTACAAGCAGCAGCTTCAGGTTTAACCAAACCCGCGTTCATGTCCGGATTCCGCGTCCCTAAAG TGGCCGCGGCTGTAGGAACATACCTTCTGAGCAGGTACTTCAGCAGCCGTAGCGACTCCACAGGGAAGGTGAACCTGGAGATCAACAAGGACAACGCCAAGGTGGTGCACAGCTTCGACATCGAGGACATCAGCAAGAAGGCCGTCTACTGCCGCTGCTGGAGGTCCAAGAAG TTCCCCTACTGCGATGGCGCTCACACCAAACACAACGAGGAGACCGGAGACAACGTGGGTCCACTGATCATCAAGAGGAGAGACGCCTGA
- the zgc:110843 gene encoding CDGSH iron-sulfur domain-containing protein 1 isoform X1, translating into MSLQAAASGLTKPAFMSGFRVPKDHLIIAVPVAVAAAVGTYLLSRYFSSRSDSTGKVNLEINKDNAKVVHSFDIEDISKKAVYCRCWRSKKFPYCDGAHTKHNEETGDNVGPLIIKRRDA; encoded by the exons ATGTCGCTACAAGCAGCAGCTTCAGGTTTAACCAAACCCGCGTTCATGTCCGGATTCCGCGTCCCTAAAG ATCACCTGATCATCGCGGTTCCTGTTGCAGTGGCCGCGGCTGTAGGAACATACCTTCTGAGCAGGTACTTCAGCAGCCGTAGCGACTCCACAGGGAAGGTGAACCTGGAGATCAACAAGGACAACGCCAAGGTGGTGCACAGCTTCGACATCGAGGACATCAGCAAGAAGGCCGTCTACTGCCGCTGCTGGAGGTCCAAGAAG TTCCCCTACTGCGATGGCGCTCACACCAAACACAACGAGGAGACCGGAGACAACGTGGGTCCACTGATCATCAAGAGGAGAGACGCCTGA